One segment of Acropora muricata isolate sample 2 chromosome 8, ASM3666990v1, whole genome shotgun sequence DNA contains the following:
- the LOC136926577 gene encoding neuronal acetylcholine receptor subunit beta-3-like, giving the protein MLLLRIKVCIIFLHFLSVSKAEDADETRLKNFVFSKYDAEVRPVLAKNDTVRVKFGISLHQIIEVDFRNQIVKSSVWFRQAWNNPFLRWNSSQFGGINALNVDPSKVWKPDLFLYNNVDDSDDGALDRFKTKIVVRSDGSVKGMAPKIVSSSCKFDVTYFPFDKQICRMKFGLMDL; this is encoded by the exons ATGCTGCTACTTCGCATcaaagtttgcattattttccttcactTCTTGTCTGTTTCTAAAGCTGAAG ATGCTGACGAAACTAGACTTAAAAATTTTGTGTTCAGCAAGTATGACGCTGAAGTTCGCCCCGTGTTGGCCAAAAATGATACAGTCAGAGTAAAGTTTGGAATCTCTCTTCATCAAATTATTGAGGTG GATTTCAGAAATCAAATTGTGAAGAGTAGCGTTTGGTTTCGACAG GCTTGGAACAATCCGTTCTTAAGGTGGAACAGCTCCCAGTTTGGTGGCATTAATGCTTTAAACGTGGATCCATCGAAAGTGTGGAAACCTGATCTATTCCTGTATAACAA TGTGGACGATTCGGATGATGGAGCTCTAGATCGTTTCAAGACTAAAATCGTGGTGAGATCGGATGGAAGCGTTAAGGGGATGGCTCCAAAGATCGTGTCAAGTTCCTGCAAATTTGATGTTACTTATTTCCCTTTTGACAAACAG ATATGTCGGATGAAATTTGGGCTCATGGACTTGTGA
- the LOC136926769 gene encoding prolactin-releasing peptide receptor-like, whose product MDSKASAFNSSNNSSFSCPDTDHVLGLISFSVVFVLGCLGNFLLLAVILRKGGASNVTNLFHLNLLVADLIRIFSFVKIYLAYTGHNELPSTLGLASCKGIFFAIQCSVIVSVHTLFFSSLERHQAVVHPLKEKMSTRQAKYLIFLSWCLAVGVGIWYAVSLITVKTRTDGCRYCGPFLERTWVTEMLFVFLIGIIYLPGAIFIILYIKIITKLRRDAVINPKDISQSSKNRHRRNARAAQILVTEMVLCLVCLFPFHRCSIIGTVDETALVKPFTPHWTIIVCTMIIYSLINPFCHVILNSGFRQEVKKILQQCKIFCKIETSTGNQSP is encoded by the exons ATGGATTCAAAGGCGAGTGCGTTCAACAGCTCAAACAACAGCAGCTTCTCTTGTCCGGATACCGATCATGTGTTGGGACTGATATCTTTCTCTGTTGTCTTCGTGTTAGGATGCTTAGGAAATTTTCTTCTACTCGCAGTAATTTTGAGGAAAGGAGGAGCATCAAACGTAACCAACTTGTTCCACCTCAATCTACTCGTTGCAGATTTAATCCGGATTTTCTCGTTTGTAAAAATTTATCTTGCTTACACCGGACATAATGAGTTGCCCTCTACGCTAGGTTTAGCCAGCTGCAAAGGAATCTTTTTCGCCATTCAATGCAGTGTAATTGTCTCCGTACACACGCTTTTCTTTTCGAGTTTGGAACGACATCAGGCTGTGGTTCACCCACTAAAAGAGAAG ATGAGCACCCGTCAAGCGAAGTACCTTATATTTCTCTCATGGTGTCTGGCAGTTGGGGTTGGTATCTGGTATGCAGTGTCACTTATAACGGTTAAGACGCGGACGGATGGTTGCCGGTACTGTGGTCCATTTTTAGAGAGAACCTGGGTAACAGAGatgctttttgttttcctgataGGTATTATTTACCTTCCGGGCGCGATATTCATCATATTATACATAAAAATAATCACCAAACTGCGAAGAGATGCCGTTATTAACCCAAAAGATATTTCACAGAGTTCGAAAAACCGACATCGCAGGAATGCGCGGGCTGCGCAAATTCTTGTCACGGAGATGGTGCTCTGTTTGGTTTGCTTGTTCCCTTTCCATCGATGTAGTATCATTGGTACAGTCGATGAAACCGCATTGGTGAAACCATTTACTCCACACTGGACGATCATAGTGTGCACTATGATAATATATTCTCTCATAAACCCTTTTTGTCATGTTATCTTGAACAGTGGGTTTCGACAAGAAGTCAAGAAAATCCTTCAGCAATGCAAGATCTTTTGTAAAATAGAAACCTCTACCGGCAATCAGTCACCCTAA